The DNA region CGGATGCGCATAATACTGGCGCCGGGCTAGTGATTCCCGGCCCGGCATTGATTCCAGAATCAGCTGCCGGGAAACCGGCGCTTCGATCAGCGGCAGGCCGGTGAGGAGCTCGCTTGCCATTTTTCCATGGTTTCCGGGCCGTAGATGCGGCTGAAAGTGGTCATGATTTGAGCGAAAGGAATATCATGGTCCTCGCCCCGGTCCTTGACATATTCTACAAAAGGGTGTCCGAAGCGGTCGGTGCCCGGGAGCAGGGCGTCGTGCCGGCCGTCGAAATCGTTGGGCTCGACTTCTATTCGGAGAAACAGCTCGCGATTAAAAGTGGGGGCCGCCTTAACCCAGCGATTTTCCAGAAAAACGCCGCAATAGCAGTGGTAAGCGAAAAAATTTCCCATGATTTCGGCAATTTTGGGTGGAGCTTTATGGTTTATGATATCGGCAAAATAAAATTTTGCCGGGATGTCACAGCTGCGCAGCAGGGCGGCGAAAAGTGAGGCCTTGGGAATGCAGAAGCCGGCGCCGCGCGCCATAATAACGCTGGCCCGGTAATCTTCCGGCCGTTTGAACGAGGTATAAGGGTTATAGGTGATTTGGTCGCGTACGAAAAAAAAGAGGGCCCGGGCCTGGTCTGCGGGTTTTTCGAGATTGGCCGTCAGTTTGCGGGCTTGCGCTCGCAGTCTGGAATCGCTGAAATCAAGGAAGGCCGTCTCGCGCAGATATAAGTTCCGATCGAAGGTTGAATTCATCTCGTAGTCCATGGGAGGAGGATTTTTGTCTCCTGTCTGGTAATGTTTGTGGGGCTGTGTTAATATGAAAAAAATGTGTCTATGAAGCTTCGGGTGCTGACGGTGATTTCCCTCTCCTGTCAACGCTGAAATTTCTGTTTTCCAGGGCTCGTTGCGCCCCTACCATGGTTTAGCTCACGCTCGCGCGCTCAAACCCCAGTAATTTTAATGGGTTTCATGCGCTGGGAAAAACGACGAAATTTCGCGAGGCCTTACGGAAATCCACCCGAGTCCCCCTCAACACTGAAAAATGGCTGAGCCGTCACAAAGGATTGAAGTTCTCTCCATAGCCGCAAACCTCTCTTCAGGTCAAGCGGAGAATGAATTGAGCCCAGAGCCCTTTATTAATGAATGCGAGGTTGGAGTTTTTCTATGGAAACGCTGCGGCGTGGCTATCCTTCGGCGTTACTCTCCTGGTCGATGTGGGGGCTGGGCGCAATTTTTTATCTGATCGGATTCTATCAGCGGGTGGGGCCCGCGGTCATGACCGGCGAGTTGATGCGGGATTTCGCGGTCGGTGCCGCCGGGCTGGGCAACCTGGCGGCTTTCTATTTTTACAGTTATGTCGCGATGCAGGTGTCGACCGGAATTCTGGCGGACCGACTCGGGCCGCGGCGCTTATTGACCGCCGGGGCTCTGGTGGCCGGTTGCGGAGGCCTGCTTTTCGGCCTGGCGCCGAATCTGTTCTGGGCTTCCGCCGGGCGACTGCTGATCGGGGGCTCGGTAGCGGTGGCTTTTGCCGGCATGCTGAAACTTGCCGGTCACTGGTTTGCGCCCCGGCAGTTTGCCCTGGCCAGCGGCATGGCGCTTTTTTTCGGCATGATCGGAGCGGTTTTCGCGGGTCTGCCTTTGCGTTTGGTGGTTGATCTGGCGGGCTGGCGACCGGTCATGCTGGCCGTGGCGCTGCTGACGTTGGCGGTTGCCCTGGTGATCTGGTTTATGGTGCGCGATGATCCGGCGGAAAAGGCTATCTCAGTTATGCTCCGGCGCTTTCCCGGGGTGAGGAAACGGTTGCTGTCCTGCCGACTTTAAAGGAGATTTTTCAATCCCGTAATACCTGGTTGCTTTGTCTGATTCCGGGCGGCGTGGTTGGTTGTATCCTGACCTTTTCCGGGCTCTGGGGGGTTCCCTTTCTGGTTACTCACTATGGTTTCAGCCCGGCCCGGGCGGCTACTCTTAATTCCGT from Pseudomonadota bacterium includes:
- a CDS encoding transglutaminase family protein, yielding MDYEMNSTFDRNLYLRETAFLDFSDSRLRAQARKLTANLEKPADQARALFFFVRDQITYNPYTSFKRPEDYRASVIMARGAGFCIPKASLFAALLRSCDIPAKFYFADIINHKAPPKIAEIMGNFFAYHCYCGVFLENRWVKAAPTFNRELFLRIEVEPNDFDGRHDALLPGTDRFGHPFVEYVKDRGEDHDIPFAQIMTTFSRIYGPETMEKWQASSSPACR